The nucleotide window TTTCAGCGATATCTCCGGTGGCGAACCAGCCATCTTGCAGGTGTTCATCTGTCTCTTCCTTGAGGCCCCAATATCCAAGCATGACTTGCGGACCTTTAATCCATAATTCACCGGGTTCCCCGACGGACAAGGCTTCTCCACTTTCAGTATCCACGATTTTGCATTCCGTACTCGGCAACGGCAGACCGATACTTCCCGTCTTCCGTTTTCCTTTGAACGGATTTCGATGGGTCGTCGGTGACGTTTCCGACAATCCGTAAGCCTCTGAAATCACCCCACCCGTCATCTCCTCAACATTTCGCATGACTTCGACAGGCAACGGGGCGCTGCCACTCGTCATTGCCTTTATGGAATCAAGGGAAATAGGATTGTCCTCCGCGTAGCGCAACAACCCAATGTACATCGTTGGAACAGCGGGAAAATACGTCGGCCGATAACGCTCAATAATGTCAACGCCCTCTTCTACCGTCCACTTTTTCATACAAATGATCGTCGCGGCAGCAAAAACGCCTTGATTGATGACACTCGACATTCCCAACACATGGTAAAAAGGAGCAGCCCCCAGAAAAATTTCCCCCGGTCGTTGTAGCGTATCCGATGTGAATGCAAACGTTTGATAAACATTCCCAACCAGATTGTAATGGGAAAGAACCGCCCCCTTAGGTGAACCGGTCGTTCCACCCGTAAATTGAATAAGCGCCGGATCGTTCCCGGGATCAATCACCGTTTCCGGGATCCTGCCAGAATTGCCTTGATCAAAGAGGTCATGTAAATCATATTCATTTTCGTCTAGTTGTGGGCGGCCATGATAGATGCCGAAAGTCGGCGACTTAATCGATTGCACTTTTTCTTTTTGTTTCGCTTCCCCGATGAAGATCAGCGGCTCTGTTTGCCGGAATATATGCTCCAGTTCCCCCACCTGATACATCGGGTTCACTTGGACGACGATACCGCCGAGACGCTGGATCGCAAAGTAACTCACAATATATTCCACACCGTTCGGCAGCATTAAAGCGACACGGTCCCCTTTTCGGAGCCCTAAATCGGAGAGAGAGGAGGCGAAGCGCCGGACCTCGTCCCTCAATTCTTCATAAGTGTAGCTTAGCTCACCATCGATGACCGCGAGAACGTCACCGTAATCTTCTGCTGTTCTTTCCAGAAAATCATATATGGAAAGGTTCGGAACCTCGATATCCGCCGGAGCATTTTCGGGATAATTTTCGAGCCATATACGTTCCATACCCTCACGAGCCTTTCAACATATTTTTAGAGATAATGAGTCTTTGAATCTCA belongs to Salicibibacter cibi and includes:
- a CDS encoding long-chain-fatty-acid--CoA ligase; translated protein: MERIWLENYPENAPADIEVPNLSIYDFLERTAEDYGDVLAVIDGELSYTYEELRDEVRRFASSLSDLGLRKGDRVALMLPNGVEYIVSYFAIQRLGGIVVQVNPMYQVGELEHIFRQTEPLIFIGEAKQKEKVQSIKSPTFGIYHGRPQLDENEYDLHDLFDQGNSGRIPETVIDPGNDPALIQFTGGTTGSPKGAVLSHYNLVGNVYQTFAFTSDTLQRPGEIFLGAAPFYHVLGMSSVINQGVFAAATIICMKKWTVEEGVDIIERYRPTYFPAVPTMYIGLLRYAEDNPISLDSIKAMTSGSAPLPVEVMRNVEEMTGGVISEAYGLSETSPTTHRNPFKGKRKTGSIGLPLPSTECKIVDTESGEALSVGEPGELWIKGPQVMLGYWGLKEETDEHLQDGWFATGDIAEMDSEGYFYIVGRKKEMVIGSGFNIYPNEVEGIMYEHPSIGEIVVYGVPDPYRGETLKASIVLKERETLTEEELKAWCKKRMASYKVPKIIEFRDSIPKTSVGKILRRELIRETKDQLEKERNQ